A genomic stretch from Bradyrhizobium sp. 195 includes:
- a CDS encoding AAA family ATPase: protein MQPRLKTLVIENFRSLRGKVVIPLDAQVVLVHGTNGMGKTSVLSALELALTGRIKHLAEDGDGYQSYLTTLDTPGGSVQLTTTASYRDGARLGGSLDFSNTAFTPTPLLDAEDAKFFAERCYLPQATLGRLLELYDDNKTDTTSPLTQFVKELLGLDPLDALVDGLYPAFNVARVRNLVPEYRRLETLQTALRVEISGYERSIETVTRSSADRLAVLNATLSGLRSGDALVVSETSDVGVVRAALEVARDAERDLTELSGVRSDLRSVMERWRTLPSADLSHDLATKERAEQAAFAAVDAWRAGDGRDLMAIISTLQVIFSDIPGIDDGPEKSRAMAARRADAEASRCETLVRGNIEAAERVNNLNTTIQRSTTRIAELSQALASGVDDARSLASALAGVAPHIAGETCPVCERDFTEKDAGPLSAHIAAKIASLTSEAGRLQSLATERAEESNRLAVAQRDLLAAAGGRLSDEDNAQFPVRAVQMRGAAQRLDALRAVAVAGTALMVDAAAARETLALARRRDEISTSLLPDIEALVTGLTGRSPSSFDSIESAMADAERTLSSKVEAAQTAVSHRIRALSELDLYAKDVGQIADLKRQRDTAVQRFSIVEAAETQVSAGREHAKGVANTADKVRSAIVKKVFNTSLNKIWRDLFVRLAPSEQFVPAFKLPSGDGGKVEAVLETLHRSGKVSGSPGAMLSQGNLNTAALTLFLALHLSVPSRMPWLVLDDPVQSMDDVHIAQFAALLRTLAKGMGRQLIVAVHERALFDYLTLELSPAFDGDSLIAVEIARNFEGDAIAMPQAFGFEADRAIAA from the coding sequence ATGCAGCCTCGTTTAAAGACACTGGTGATCGAGAACTTCCGAAGCTTGCGGGGGAAGGTCGTCATTCCGCTCGACGCCCAGGTCGTCCTCGTCCACGGTACCAATGGAATGGGCAAGACCAGTGTCTTGTCGGCCCTTGAGCTAGCGCTCACGGGGAGGATCAAGCATCTCGCCGAAGACGGTGACGGCTATCAATCCTACCTAACAACACTTGATACGCCTGGCGGATCGGTTCAGCTAACGACCACCGCATCCTATCGCGATGGCGCACGATTGGGCGGATCGCTTGATTTTTCGAATACCGCGTTTACGCCTACACCGCTTCTCGACGCCGAAGACGCGAAATTTTTCGCGGAGCGCTGTTATTTGCCGCAAGCGACACTTGGGCGATTGCTCGAGCTATATGACGACAACAAAACTGATACGACGTCGCCACTTACCCAGTTCGTGAAAGAGTTGCTCGGACTAGATCCATTGGATGCGCTCGTCGACGGACTCTATCCCGCTTTTAACGTCGCTCGGGTGCGAAATCTCGTGCCGGAGTATCGACGCCTTGAGACGCTGCAGACAGCGCTGCGCGTGGAGATTTCAGGTTATGAGCGGTCGATCGAGACGGTCACCCGGTCATCCGCCGATCGACTTGCCGTTCTGAATGCAACTCTTTCGGGGCTGCGATCAGGGGATGCCCTAGTCGTCAGCGAAACCTCAGACGTCGGGGTCGTTCGGGCCGCGTTAGAGGTCGCTCGTGATGCTGAGCGTGACCTGACGGAGTTAAGCGGCGTCCGCTCGGACCTGCGTTCGGTGATGGAACGGTGGAGGACACTGCCGTCAGCCGACCTCAGCCATGACCTAGCTACAAAGGAGCGCGCCGAGCAGGCAGCTTTCGCGGCGGTGGACGCATGGCGTGCGGGTGACGGTCGCGATCTCATGGCGATCATCAGTACACTACAGGTCATTTTTTCTGACATTCCGGGGATTGATGACGGCCCCGAAAAGAGCCGCGCTATGGCTGCACGGCGCGCAGATGCGGAGGCGAGCCGCTGTGAGACGCTGGTTAGGGGCAATATTGAGGCGGCAGAGCGCGTCAACAATCTTAACACGACGATACAGCGGTCAACGACCCGGATAGCGGAGTTGAGTCAGGCACTGGCGTCGGGTGTGGATGACGCCAGGTCGCTCGCGAGTGCACTGGCGGGCGTAGCCCCTCACATCGCGGGCGAGACGTGCCCAGTCTGCGAACGGGACTTTACGGAAAAAGATGCGGGTCCGTTATCGGCACATATCGCGGCCAAAATTGCGTCGCTGACGAGTGAAGCCGGCCGGCTGCAGTCGCTGGCAACAGAGCGCGCCGAGGAGAGTAATCGCCTCGCGGTCGCCCAGCGGGATTTGCTCGCGGCAGCCGGCGGGAGGCTCTCGGACGAAGATAATGCGCAATTCCCCGTGCGCGCTGTTCAAATGCGCGGCGCCGCGCAGCGCCTAGATGCGCTCAGAGCCGTTGCAGTGGCCGGCACGGCGCTAATGGTAGATGCGGCGGCTGCGCGGGAGACGCTCGCCCTTGCGCGTCGGCGTGATGAGATCTCCACCTCACTTCTCCCAGACATTGAAGCACTTGTGACGGGATTGACTGGTCGGTCGCCAAGCAGCTTTGACAGCATTGAGTCCGCCATGGCAGACGCCGAGCGAACGCTTTCTAGCAAGGTGGAAGCTGCGCAGACCGCGGTGTCACACAGAATCCGCGCGCTATCAGAACTCGATCTCTACGCCAAAGACGTGGGGCAGATTGCGGACCTTAAGAGGCAGCGCGACACGGCGGTCCAGCGGTTTTCGATCGTTGAGGCGGCGGAAACTCAGGTTAGCGCCGGCCGCGAACACGCGAAAGGCGTTGCCAACACGGCGGATAAAGTGCGGTCCGCCATTGTCAAAAAGGTCTTCAACACTTCGCTCAATAAGATTTGGCGGGACCTGTTCGTCCGCCTAGCACCCTCCGAACAATTTGTGCCGGCCTTCAAGTTACCCAGCGGAGACGGTGGCAAGGTTGAAGCCGTGCTTGAGACACTTCACCGCTCCGGCAAAGTGTCCGGGTCGCCAGGCGCAATGCTGAGCCAAGGCAACCTCAATACGGCGGCGCTGACTCTGTTTCTCGCCCTCCACCTCTCTGTGCCGTCGCGCATGCCTTGGCTCGTTCTGGATGACCCCGTCCAGTCAATGGACGACGTTCATATTGCGCAGTTCGCGGCCCTCCTGCGTACTCTCGCAAAAGGAATGGGTCGGCAGCTGATCGTCGCGGTACATGAGCGAGCCCTGTTCGACTATTTGACCCTGGAGCTCAGTCCTGCGTTCGATGGCGACAGCCTGATCGCGGTTGAGATCGCTCGGAATTTCGAAGGCGATGCTATCGCGATGCCTCAGGCCTTCGGATTCGAAGCGGATCGCGCGATTGCCGCCTGA
- a CDS encoding tyrosine-type recombinase/integrase: MPSLTDTAIRHALKRVEMSQKQENLADGEGRGTGRLVLVLKPMPKRVTADWMAQQWRDGKRTKKKLGAYPSMSLAQAREIFKRDFADVIQKGRSIKIATDTRPGTVADLFEGYVASLKAADKPSWKETEKGLNKIADTLGRNRLARDIESEEIIELIRPIYERGAKSMADHVRSYMHAAFSWGMKSDNDYRQQSARRFRIPFNPATGIPTEPKVKGTRWLDEDEFVQLYRWLECPDTPVHPPYTRAVRILMLTGQRVEEIASLHIDQWDAKEKIIDWSTTKNDQPHAVPVPNLAAELISSINVNEYGWFFPSAKDPSKPVSHGTLYSFMWRQRDRGVIPYVTNRDLRRTFKTLTGKAGIPKEVRDRLQNHALQDVSSKHYDRWNYMAEKRAGMMKWDKFVRAMLAKKHVKMAA; the protein is encoded by the coding sequence ATGCCAAGCCTGACCGACACAGCAATCCGACATGCGCTAAAGCGCGTCGAGATGAGCCAGAAGCAAGAAAACCTCGCCGACGGCGAAGGGCGCGGCACCGGTCGTCTCGTCCTGGTCCTCAAGCCCATGCCGAAGCGCGTCACGGCCGACTGGATGGCGCAGCAGTGGCGCGACGGGAAGCGTACCAAGAAGAAGCTCGGCGCCTACCCGTCAATGTCGCTCGCGCAGGCGCGAGAAATCTTCAAGCGCGACTTCGCTGACGTGATCCAGAAGGGCCGAAGCATCAAAATCGCGACCGACACGCGCCCTGGCACTGTGGCCGATCTTTTCGAGGGCTATGTCGCTTCGCTCAAGGCTGCGGACAAACCCTCCTGGAAAGAAACCGAAAAGGGCCTGAACAAGATTGCGGACACGCTCGGGCGCAACCGCCTCGCCCGCGATATCGAGTCAGAGGAAATCATCGAACTGATCCGACCGATCTACGAACGCGGCGCCAAGTCGATGGCCGACCATGTGCGGTCGTACATGCACGCGGCCTTTAGCTGGGGCATGAAGTCAGACAACGACTATCGGCAGCAATCCGCTCGGCGCTTCCGCATCCCCTTCAATCCGGCGACCGGCATTCCGACCGAACCGAAGGTCAAGGGCACGCGCTGGCTCGACGAAGACGAGTTCGTCCAGCTCTATCGCTGGCTAGAGTGCCCCGATACGCCTGTCCATCCGCCGTATACCCGTGCGGTCCGAATCCTCATGCTGACCGGCCAGCGAGTCGAGGAGATCGCGAGCCTCCACATCGACCAATGGGACGCTAAGGAGAAGATCATCGACTGGTCCACGACCAAGAACGACCAGCCCCATGCCGTTCCGGTGCCGAATCTGGCCGCAGAGTTGATCTCATCCATCAACGTCAACGAATACGGCTGGTTCTTCCCTTCGGCCAAGGATCCGTCGAAGCCCGTCAGCCACGGCACGCTTTATTCGTTCATGTGGCGCCAGCGGGACCGCGGCGTGATCCCCTATGTGACGAACCGCGACCTGCGCCGGACCTTCAAGACTTTGACGGGCAAGGCCGGCATCCCGAAGGAAGTCCGCGACCGCCTGCAAAACCATGCCCTGCAGGACGTCAGCTCGAAGCACTACGACCGCTGGAACTACATGGCCGAGAAACGCGCTGGCATGATGAAATGGGACAAGTTCGTCCGTGCCATGCTTGCCAAGAAGCACGTGAAGATGGCCGCATGA
- a CDS encoding PDDEXK nuclease domain-containing protein, whose protein sequence is MSSTPSKPHRRVKTGKATVEIDLQSYSAFVGDLKQKIAAARHRAGLSVNRELVLLYWTIGRDILGRQEREGWGAKVIDRLAEDLGRAFPEMTGLSARNLKYMRAFAEAWPDSEIVQQVVALLPWGHNVRLLDAVKASEERTWYARQAIEHGWSRNVLAHQIDSNLFARQGSALTNFSRTLPAEQSELAQQILKDPYTFDFLSLSPEMLERDLERGLIAHLRSLILELGKGFAFVGSQYHLEVGRQDYYLDLLFYHLRLRCFVVIELKIEDFKPEFAGKMNFYLSAVDEKLRHPDDKPTIGIILCKGRNEVIVEYALRDSSKPMGVAQYQLSHALPPQFEEDLPTVAEFAREFPLMSVVKLRIEIERAVRDLASERGLVFDRPVGIINMLRDLRRQGPVPASTEQMLGALRVMNEASHGVDVDSDAAKRAVEIGTVFLADLKALNADD, encoded by the coding sequence ATGAGTTCTACACCATCCAAGCCCCATCGCCGCGTTAAGACTGGTAAGGCGACCGTCGAGATCGACCTGCAGAGCTACTCTGCCTTTGTCGGCGATCTGAAACAGAAAATCGCAGCGGCACGGCACCGGGCCGGCCTTTCGGTCAATCGGGAGCTCGTCCTCCTGTACTGGACCATCGGTCGGGACATTCTCGGCCGACAGGAGCGAGAGGGTTGGGGCGCCAAGGTCATCGATCGGTTGGCGGAGGATCTCGGCCGAGCCTTCCCAGAGATGACCGGACTCTCGGCCCGAAACCTGAAATATATGCGCGCCTTCGCCGAGGCCTGGCCCGACAGCGAAATTGTGCAACAGGTTGTTGCACTATTGCCCTGGGGCCATAACGTCCGCCTTCTTGACGCCGTCAAAGCGTCCGAGGAACGCACCTGGTACGCCCGGCAAGCGATCGAGCACGGCTGGAGCCGTAACGTCCTCGCCCACCAGATCGACAGCAATCTTTTCGCTCGTCAAGGCAGTGCGCTGACCAACTTCTCGCGAACCCTTCCGGCCGAGCAATCCGAGCTCGCTCAGCAAATCCTCAAGGACCCCTATACGTTCGACTTCCTCTCGCTTAGCCCCGAAATGCTGGAGCGCGATCTCGAACGTGGTCTCATCGCGCATCTGCGCTCGCTTATCCTCGAACTCGGCAAGGGGTTCGCCTTCGTTGGCAGCCAATACCACCTCGAAGTCGGCAGACAGGACTATTATCTCGACCTACTCTTCTATCATCTCCGACTGCGCTGCTTCGTGGTGATCGAGTTGAAGATCGAGGACTTCAAACCCGAATTCGCGGGCAAGATGAACTTCTACCTGTCAGCCGTGGACGAGAAATTGCGCCATCCGGATGACAAGCCGACGATCGGCATCATTTTGTGCAAGGGGCGCAACGAGGTGATCGTGGAATACGCCCTGCGAGATTCCAGCAAGCCGATGGGCGTCGCTCAGTATCAACTCTCCCATGCGCTCCCACCCCAGTTCGAGGAGGATCTCCCAACTGTGGCGGAATTCGCCCGGGAGTTTCCGCTGATGTCCGTGGTCAAACTTCGCATCGAAATCGAGCGCGCGGTTCGCGACCTCGCCTCGGAACGAGGCCTCGTCTTCGATCGGCCCGTTGGCATCATAAACATGCTGCGCGATCTACGACGGCAGGGACCGGTGCCCGCCAGCACCGAGCAGATGCTCGGCGCGCTGCGGGTCATGAACGAAGCCTCGCATGGCGTAGACGTCGACTCGGACGCGGCGAAGCGGGCCGTGGAGATTGGGACGGTCTTCCTCGCCGATCTCAAGGCATTGAACGCCGATGATTGA
- a CDS encoding JAB domain-containing protein, protein MPAKPDHDKSKPDDEPHYLGHRERLRERFYSAGADALSDYELLEMALFPALPRRDTKPLAKTLIKTFGSFAEVVHAPVARLREIDGIGESAINQLKLIAAAAHRVAKGEVNSRNALSSWNEVIDYCRTSMAFADKEQFRLLFLDKRNQLIADEVQQTGTVDHTPVYPREVIKRALELSATALILVHNHPTTPFRSRWITLNTAEISMK, encoded by the coding sequence ATGCCCGCCAAGCCGGACCACGACAAGAGCAAGCCTGACGACGAGCCGCATTATCTCGGCCATCGCGAGCGCCTGCGCGAGCGCTTCTACAGCGCGGGTGCGGATGCGCTGAGCGATTACGAACTGCTGGAGATGGCGTTGTTTCCGGCGCTGCCGCGGCGCGACACGAAACCTCTGGCGAAGACGCTGATCAAGACGTTCGGTTCGTTCGCCGAGGTCGTGCATGCGCCGGTGGCGCGGCTGCGCGAGATCGACGGCATCGGCGAATCCGCGATCAACCAGCTCAAGCTGATCGCCGCGGCGGCGCACCGCGTCGCAAAGGGCGAGGTCAACAGCCGCAACGCGCTGTCGTCCTGGAACGAGGTGATCGACTATTGCCGCACCAGCATGGCGTTCGCCGACAAGGAGCAGTTTCGCCTGCTGTTCCTCGACAAGCGCAACCAGCTCATCGCCGACGAGGTGCAGCAGACCGGCACGGTCGACCACACCCCGGTCTATCCCCGCGAGGTGATCAAGCGCGCGCTGGAATTATCGGCGACCGCCCTCATCCTGGTGCATAACCATCCCACTACCCCATTTCGATCACGCTGGATCACACTCAATACCGCTGAAATATCAATGAAATAG
- the map gene encoding type I methionyl aminopeptidase: MSYVEATDTSLRKTGQIKLHGPAAFAGMRKAGALVAKCLDELTDIVGPGVPTSRIDEFVRDFAFSNNAYPATLMYRGYRYSTCTSLNHVVCHGMPGDRPLKEGDIVNIDVTFIVDGWYGDSSRMYAIGPIARKAERLIEVTYEAMMRGIAAVKPGATTGDIGHAIQSFVEPQAMSVVRDFCGHGLGRMFHDEPNIIHIGRPGEGVQLKPGMFFTIEPMINLGKPHVKILSDGWTAVTRDRSLSAQFEHSVGVTATGVEIFTLSERHGEKQIG, translated from the coding sequence ATGAGCTACGTCGAAGCCACCGATACCTCGCTGCGCAAAACCGGACAGATCAAGCTGCATGGGCCGGCCGCCTTTGCCGGCATGCGCAAGGCGGGCGCGCTGGTGGCCAAGTGCCTCGACGAGCTCACCGACATCGTCGGACCGGGCGTGCCGACCTCGCGCATCGACGAGTTCGTCCGCGACTTCGCGTTCAGCAACAACGCCTATCCGGCGACGCTGATGTATCGCGGCTATCGCTATTCGACCTGCACCTCGCTCAACCACGTGGTCTGCCACGGCATGCCCGGCGACCGGCCGCTGAAGGAGGGCGACATCGTCAATATCGACGTCACCTTCATCGTTGACGGCTGGTACGGCGATTCCAGCCGGATGTATGCGATCGGCCCGATCGCCCGCAAGGCCGAGCGGCTGATCGAGGTGACGTATGAAGCGATGATGCGCGGCATCGCCGCGGTGAAGCCCGGCGCCACCACCGGCGACATCGGTCACGCCATCCAGAGTTTCGTCGAGCCGCAGGCCATGAGCGTGGTGCGCGATTTCTGTGGCCATGGCCTCGGGCGCATGTTCCACGACGAGCCGAACATCATCCACATCGGCCGCCCCGGCGAAGGCGTGCAGCTCAAGCCCGGCATGTTCTTCACCATCGAGCCGATGATCAATCTGGGCAAGCCGCACGTGAAGATCCTCTCCGACGGCTGGACCGCCGTGACGCGCGACCGCTCGCTGTCGGCGCAGTTCGAGCACTCCGTCGGCGTGACGGCAACGGGCGTCGAGATCTTCACGCTGTCGGAGCGGCACGGCGAGAAGCAGATCGGGTGA
- a CDS encoding bifunctional transcriptional activator/DNA repair enzyme AdaA: MATGSTHRQTLPPHLDWETCDRARLARVRAFDGLFFSGVRSTRIYCRPVCPVRPARSENVTFYATAAAAERAGFRPCLRCRPETAPGSPAWMGTATTVARGMRLIHDGFLDRASMTELAEALGVGPRHLLRLFMRHAGASPSEIAATRRVQEAKRLIDQTDMTLAEIAFAAGFGSVRRFNDAFAATYKRAPSTFRRRR, encoded by the coding sequence ATGGCGACAGGCTCGACGCACCGGCAGACGCTGCCACCGCATCTCGATTGGGAGACCTGCGATCGCGCGCGGCTGGCACGCGTTCGCGCCTTCGACGGCCTGTTCTTTTCTGGCGTTCGCTCGACGCGTATCTATTGCCGGCCGGTCTGTCCGGTCCGTCCCGCCCGCTCGGAGAACGTGACCTTCTATGCGACTGCGGCTGCCGCCGAGCGGGCCGGCTTTCGCCCGTGCCTGCGTTGCCGGCCTGAAACAGCGCCGGGTTCTCCCGCCTGGATGGGAACGGCCACCACCGTTGCGCGCGGCATGCGCCTCATCCATGACGGCTTTCTGGATCGGGCGTCGATGACGGAGCTTGCGGAAGCCCTTGGCGTCGGGCCGCGTCATCTGCTGCGCCTGTTTATGCGCCACGCCGGCGCGAGCCCCAGCGAGATCGCGGCAACCCGACGCGTGCAGGAAGCCAAGCGTCTGATCGACCAGACCGACATGACGTTGGCGGAGATTGCGTTTGCGGCCGGCTTCGGCAGCGTTCGGCGGTTCAATGATGCCTTTGCCGCGACTTACAAGAGGGCGCCGTCAACGTTCCGTCGTCGGCGATAG
- a CDS encoding DMT family transporter — protein sequence MRTQAQPTTSGQTTLVVEIGLLLLLSLIWGSSFTLIKVAIPTIPPFTMVAARVTIAAVLLILVAATQRYALPRRGSVWAAFVVQGLLQSALPFTLISWGEAHIASGLAGVLNATPPMFVLAIAVMTGHGRQAIGGRKIVGVVLGLAGVALTMGIDALSGIGTASPLAQMAVLGASLCYALAPIWGQRFSGLPAIVTAAGAMSCAAVLMLPTAAALEQPWRLAQPPAPAIAAVIALGVVCTALAMVIYFRLIHTLGPLGTTSGSYLRAGFAVALGTVWLGERFTQSSLVGMLLILAGVVAVTVPGAATRAPSRN from the coding sequence ATGAGAACGCAGGCCCAACCAACGACGTCAGGACAAACCACACTCGTGGTCGAGATCGGTCTTCTGCTGTTGCTCTCGCTGATCTGGGGCAGCTCGTTCACGCTTATCAAGGTCGCGATCCCGACCATTCCGCCCTTCACGATGGTCGCCGCGCGAGTGACGATCGCGGCCGTTCTCCTGATCCTGGTCGCAGCCACGCAGAGATACGCCTTGCCCCGCCGAGGATCGGTATGGGCGGCTTTCGTCGTGCAAGGGCTGCTGCAAAGCGCGCTGCCCTTCACTCTGATCAGTTGGGGCGAGGCACATATCGCGAGCGGGCTTGCCGGCGTGCTCAATGCGACCCCGCCCATGTTCGTGCTGGCGATCGCTGTTATGACCGGGCACGGACGGCAGGCGATCGGCGGCCGGAAGATCGTCGGTGTTGTGCTCGGCCTTGCGGGCGTAGCCCTGACCATGGGCATCGATGCGCTGTCCGGGATCGGCACGGCGTCGCCACTGGCCCAGATGGCGGTGCTCGGCGCGAGCCTCTGCTACGCGCTCGCACCAATCTGGGGGCAGCGGTTTTCGGGCCTGCCCGCGATCGTCACCGCAGCAGGGGCGATGAGCTGCGCTGCGGTGCTGATGCTCCCGACCGCCGCAGCTCTCGAACAGCCGTGGAGGCTGGCACAGCCGCCCGCGCCGGCGATCGCAGCGGTGATCGCGCTCGGGGTGGTCTGCACAGCCTTGGCGATGGTGATCTATTTCCGCCTGATCCACACGCTCGGCCCGCTCGGCACGACCAGCGGCAGCTATCTGCGTGCGGGCTTCGCCGTGGCGCTCGGCACCGTATGGCTCGGCGAACGCTTTACCCAGTCCAGTCTTGTCGGAATGCTGCTCATTCTCGCCGGGGTGGTGGCGGTCACGGTGCCGGGTGCCGCGACGCGCGCGCCGTCCCGCAATTGA
- a CDS encoding mechanosensitive ion channel family protein produces MDMDLKDFMEFVQTTARSVGAEISSPWFYLQFGLILAAAGIAYAAEAAVRNRIDMTSLAMRWPLPLRHFARVMVSSASTAVFTLFVIISRVVMYHATWPSRSYLLMVAAKLGLAWLAIRLVTSVLRNAFIVKLVSITAWFLAALSILGQLDTTVDLLDSYAIVLGGLRLTPLLVLKAGALLLIALWATNIASNFAESRINATTDLTPSVQVLLVKIIRIGLLAVAIVIALGAVGIDLSALAVFSGAVGVGIGIGLQKIVANFISGIILLADKSVKPGDLVTIGDNTGRISAMKTRYISVAAGDGREFLVPNEDLVTQKVVNWTYTDKNTLVKIAFGTNYDADPRLVCTLAAETAAAHPRAQKGKPPSCILTEFAEAGMKFSLTFWIADPDGMDKVKSDVMLGLWDAFKHEGIRVPYPVREIRIRGGALPVETTVEVPN; encoded by the coding sequence ATGGACATGGACCTCAAGGACTTCATGGAGTTCGTGCAGACCACCGCGCGCAGCGTCGGGGCGGAGATCTCCTCGCCCTGGTTCTACCTGCAGTTCGGTCTGATCCTGGCCGCGGCCGGCATCGCCTATGCCGCGGAAGCCGCCGTCCGCAACCGGATCGACATGACCTCGCTGGCGATGCGCTGGCCGCTGCCGCTCCGGCACTTCGCCCGGGTGATGGTCTCCAGCGCCTCGACGGCGGTGTTCACCCTGTTCGTGATCATCTCCCGCGTGGTGATGTACCACGCGACCTGGCCGAGCCGCTCCTATCTCCTGATGGTCGCCGCCAAGCTCGGACTGGCTTGGCTCGCAATCCGCCTCGTGACCTCGGTGCTGCGCAATGCCTTCATCGTCAAGCTGGTGTCGATCACGGCGTGGTTTCTCGCAGCGCTCTCGATCCTCGGCCAGCTCGATACGACAGTCGACCTGCTCGATTCCTACGCGATTGTGCTCGGCGGCCTCAGGCTGACCCCACTGCTGGTGCTCAAGGCAGGTGCGCTCCTTCTCATCGCGCTGTGGGCGACCAACATCGCGAGCAATTTCGCCGAGAGCCGGATCAACGCGACCACCGATCTGACGCCATCGGTGCAGGTGTTGCTGGTCAAGATCATCCGCATCGGGCTGCTTGCCGTCGCGATCGTGATCGCGCTCGGAGCGGTCGGCATCGATCTTTCGGCGCTCGCGGTGTTCTCCGGCGCGGTCGGCGTCGGCATCGGTATCGGCCTGCAGAAGATCGTCGCCAACTTCATCTCGGGCATCATCCTGCTCGCCGACAAGTCGGTGAAGCCCGGCGACCTCGTCACCATCGGCGACAATACCGGTCGCATCAGCGCGATGAAGACGCGTTACATTTCCGTCGCCGCCGGCGACGGCCGCGAGTTCCTGGTGCCGAACGAGGATCTGGTGACGCAAAAGGTCGTCAACTGGACCTATACCGACAAGAACACGCTGGTGAAGATCGCCTTCGGCACCAATTACGACGCCGATCCCCGCCTGGTCTGCACGCTCGCCGCGGAGACCGCCGCCGCCCATCCGCGCGCGCAGAAGGGCAAGCCGCCGAGCTGCATCCTGACCGAATTCGCCGAAGCCGGGATGAAATTCTCGCTGACCTTCTGGATCGCCGATCCCGACGGCATGGACAAGGTCAAGAGCGACGTGATGCTGGGGCTGTGGGACGCCTTCAAGCACGAGGGCATCCGGGTTCCCTATCCCGTCCGCGAGATCCGCATCCGCGGCGGCGCGCTGCCGGTGGAAACCACCGTAGAAGTCCCGAATTAG